One Salmo trutta chromosome 19, fSalTru1.1, whole genome shotgun sequence genomic window carries:
- the LOC115154422 gene encoding misshapen-like kinase 1 isoform X1 produces MSENAPTRSLDDIDLAALRDPAGIFELVEVVGNGTYGQVYKGRHVKTGQLAAIKVMDVTEEEEEEIKAEINMLKKYSHHRNIATYYGAFVKKSPPGHDDHLWLVMEFCGAGSVTDLVKNTKGNSLKEDWIAYICREILRGLSHLHQHKVIHRDIKGQNVLLTENAEVKLVDFGVSAQLDRTVGRRNTFIGTPYWMAPEVIACDENPDSTYDYRSDIWSLGITAIETAEGAPPLCDMHPMRALFLIPRNPPPKLKSKKWSKKFIDFIEGCLVKTYTSRPSTEQLLKHSFIRDQPTERQVRIQLKDHIDRTRKKRGEKEETEYEYSGSDEEDENRGEDGESSTSILNVPGESTLRRDFLRLQQENKERSEALKRQQAQLAAQRRDPEEHKRQLLHDRQKRIEEQKEQRRRLEEQQRKEREMVRQQEKGPHRRLDDIRREEDRRLAEREQEFIRHKLEEEQRQLEILQQQLLQEQALLMEYKRKQLEEQRQSERLQRQLQQEHAYLVSLQQQQQDKKPQPLYHYSKNVEPNNKPAWAREVEERSKLNRQGSPKICNTVSDTAIQSRSDSISQSGGGQAAQTPPMQRPVEPQGGQGKFQMAHLVPLKPYAAPVPRSQSLCDQPTKTMSAFPTQDPSPTPRPVHSRELVRQNSDPTSESPAPQPRKREDRGPWIRLPEIEQPPKIPQRTASIATALNTNLSSGIRHPVRASNPDLSRNDRWERGDSMNLVSNLPQTGSLERHRILSSSKIDSPILGHDGRMTGHKPGESRTSSRPSRPASYKRAIGEDHGLYAKERPEEQPRPPVKANDYSSSSEGSESSEESESGEGNEEEDSPTDRPRDADTDSVNTMVVHEEEEEEEGEGGEEGQAGVYRDQTMLVQRTPEKRSHNGYTNLPDVVQPSHSPTDSASHSSPGKDSVYDYQSRGLVKASSGKSSFTTFVDLGMYQPPGDTADAISVGSLGSRFEQLKMEVRKGSMVNVNPTNTRPHSDTPEIRKYKKRFNSEILCAALWGVNLLVGTENGLKLLDRSGQGKVYPLINSRRFQQMDVLEGLNLLITISGKKNKVRVYYLAWLRNKILHNDPEVEKKQGWTTVGEMEGCVHYKVVKYERIKFLVIAMKNAVEVYAWAPKPYHKFMAFKSFGDLPHRPQLVDLTVEEGQRLKVIYGSIAGFHAIDVDSGNNYDIYIPVHIQCQIMPHAIVFLPSSDGMEMLLCYEDEGVYVNTYGRIIKDVVLQWGEMPTSVAHICSNQIMGWGEKAIEIRAVETGHLDGVFMHKRAQRLKFLCERNDKVFFASVRSGGSSQVYFMTLNRNCIMNW; encoded by the exons GACCCAGCAGGGATCTTTGAGCTGGTGGAGGTGGTTGGCAATGGGACCTATGGACAGGTGTACAAG GGGCGTCACGTTAAGACGGGCCAGCTGGCTGCCATCAAGGTAATGGAcgtgacagaggaagaagaggaagagatcAAGGCTGAGATCAACATGCTGAAGAAGTACAGCCATCACCGCAATATCGCCACCTACTACGGAGCTTTCGTCAAGAAGAGCCCACCTGGACATGATGACCATCTCTGG CTGGTGATGGAGTTCTGTGGGGCGGGCTCCGTGACAGACCTagtgaagaacaccaaaggtaactCTCTGAAGGAGGACTGGATCGCTTACATCTGCAGAGAAATCCTCAGG GGCCTCTCACACCTCCACCAACACAAGGTCATCCACAGAGACATCAAGGGCCAGAACGTGCTGCTGACGGAGAACGCAGAGGTCAAACTCG TGGACTTTGGGGTGAGTGCTCAGCTGGACAGGACTGTGGGGCGCAGGAACACCTTCATCGGTACGCCTTATTGGATGGCCCCTGAGGTCATCGCCTGTGACGAGAACCCTGACTCCACCTATGACTACAGG AGTGATATCTGGTCCCTGGGGATCACAGCCATAGAGACGGCAGAGGGAGCTCCTC ctctgtGTGATATGCACCCTATGAGAGCTCTGTTCCTCATCCCGAGGAACCCCCCTCCTAAACTCAAGTCCAAGAAGTG gTCTAAGAAGTTTATAGATTTTATTGAGGGCTGCCTGGTGAAGACCTACACCAGCCGTCCATCCACAGAGCAGCTCCTGAAGCACTCGTTCATCCGGGACCAGCCCACAGAGCGCCAAGTCCGCATCCAGCTCAAAGACCACATCGACCGCACACGcaagaagaggggagagaagg AGGAGACAGAATATGAGTACAGTGGcagtgatgaggaggatgagaaCCGTGGGGAAGACGGAGAGTCCAG TACCTCCATCCTGAATGTGCCTGGTGAGTCGACATTGAGGCGGGACTTCCTGCGTCTGCAGCAGGAGAACAAGGAGCGATCGGAGGCTCTGAAGAGACAGCAGGCCCAGCTGGCCGCCCAGCGCCGAGACCCAGAGGAACACAAGAGACAGCTGCTGCACGACCGACAGAAACGCATCGAGGAGCAGAAAGAACAGCGTCGCCGCCTGGAAGAG CAACAGAGAAAAGAGCGAGAGATGGTGAGACAGCAAGAAAAGGGCCCCCATCGGAGACTTGACGATataaggagggaggaggataggAGGCTGGCCGAGAGGGAGCAG GAGTTCATAAGACATAAGTTAGAGGAGGAACAGCGGCAGTTAGAAATCCTTCAGCAGCAGCTGCTTCAGGAGCAGGCACTGCTCATG GAATACAAGCGTAAGCAGCTGGAGGAGCAGAGGCAGTCGGAGCGTCTGCAGAGGCAGCTGCAGCAGGAACATGCCTACCTGGTGTCcctgcagcagcagcaacaggacAAGAAGCCCCAGCCCCTCTACCACTACAGCAAGAACGTGGAGCCCAACAATAAGCCTGCATGGGCCCGAGAG GTGGAGGAGCGCAGTAAGCTCAACAGGCAGGGCTCCCCCAAAATCTGCAACACTGTCTCTGACACTGCCATCCAATCACGCTCTGACTCCATCAGCCAATCCGGAGGGGGCCAGGCTGCTCAGACCCCGCCTATGCAGCGGCCTGTTGAGCCTCAGGGGGGGCAGGGcaag TTCCAGATGGCCCACTTGGTCCCGCTGAAGCCCTACGCTGCCCCTGTCCCCCGCTCCCAGTCCCTGTGTGACCAGCCCACTAAGACCATGTCCGCCTTCCCCACCCAggacccctcccccaccccccgcCCCGTCCACTCCAGGGAGCTGGTCCGACAGAACTCTGATCCCACCTCCGAGAGCCCCGCCCCACAGCCTCGCAAAAGGGAGGACCGCGGCCCCTGGATCCGCCTGCCGGAGATCGAACAGCCGCCCAAG ATTCCCCAGAGGACCGCCTCCATTGCCACAGCTCTCAACACCAACCTATCATCTGGCATCAGGCATCCAGTCAGAGCCAG CAACCCAGACCTCAGCCGCAACGACCgctgggagagaggagatagCATGAACCTCGTATCCAATCTACCCCAGACTGGCTCTCTGGAGAGGCACCGGATACTCA GCTCCTCCAAAATAGACTCCCCCATACTAGGCCATGACGGGCGCATGACGGGGCACAAGCCAGGGGAGTCTCGCACGTCATCCCGCCCCAGTCGCCCTGCT AGTTACAAGAGAGCTATAGGAGAG GACCATGGGCTGTATGCTAAGGAGCGTCCTGAGGAGCAGCCCAGACCTCCAGTGAAGGCCAATGACTACTCCTCATCCTCAGAAGGCAGTGAGAGCAGTGAGGAGAGTGAGAGtggagaggggaatgaggaggaggACAGCCCTACAGACCG TCCCCGGGATGCCGACACTGACTCGGTCAACACCATGGTGGttcatgaggaggaggaggaggaggagggcgagggaggggaggaggggcagGCTGGAGTCTACAGGGACCAGACCATGCTGGTGCAGAGG ACACCAGAGAAGCGGAGCCACAATGGATACACCAACCTGCCTGATGTGGTGCAGCCCTCCCACTCCCCCACTGACTCCGCCTCCCACTCCTCCCCTGGGAAAGACTCTGTCTATGAT TATCAGTCCAGGGGTCTAGTCAAGGCGTCAAGTGGCAAGTCCTCCTTCACCACCTTTGTTGACCTGGGCATGTACCAACCACCAGGTGACACTGCGGATGCCATCTCTGTGGGCA GCCTGGGCTCCAGGTTTGAGCAGCTGAAGATGGAGGTGAGGAAAGGCTCCATGGTGAACGTGAACCCCACCAACACACGCCCCCACAGCGACACCCCCGAGATCCGCAAGTACAAGAAGAGGTTCAACTCTGAGATCCTCTGTGCTGCTCTCTGGG GTGTGAACCTGCTGGTGGGGACAGAGAATGGTCTGAAGCTGCTGGACCGTAGTGGTCAGGGGAAGGTCTACCCCCTCATCAATTCCCGCAGGTTTCAACAAATGGATGTCCTGGAGGGACTGAACCTGCTCATCACCATATCAG GTAAGAAGAACAAGGTGCGTGTGTACTACCTGGCCTGGCTGAGGAACAAGATCCTCCACAATGACCCGGAGGTGGAGAAGAAGCAGGGCTGGACCACCgtaggggagatggagggatgtgtCCACTACAAAGTGG TGAAATATGAGAGGATCAAGTTCTTGGTGATAGCTATGAAGAATGCAGTGGAGGTATACGCCTGGGCTCCCAAGCCTTATCACAAATTCATGGCCTTCAAG tcctTTGGTGACCTGCCCCACAGGCCCCAGTTGGTAGACCTCACAGTGGAGGAAGGTCAGAGGTTGAAGGTCATCTATGGCTCCATTGCTGGCTTCCACGCCATCGACGTTGACTCTGGGAACAACTATGACATCTACATCCCAGTGCAT atCCAGTGCCAGATAATGCCCCATGCCATCGTGTTCCTGCCCAGCTCGGATGGCATGGAGATGCTGCTGTGCTACGAGGACGAGGGAGTCTATGTAAACACCTACGGACGCATCATCAAAGATGTGGTGCTTCAGTGGGGCGAGATGCCCACCTCCGTTG cACATATCTGCTCTAACCAGATCATGGGCTGGGGAGAGAAGGCCATAGAGATCCGTGCTGTAGAGACAGGCCACTTGGACGGAGTCTTCATGCACAAGAGAGCCCAGAGACTCAAGTTCCTCTGTGAGAGGAATGACAAG GTGTTCTTTGCTTCGGTGCGCTCCGGGGGCAGCAGCCAGGTCTACTTCATGACCCTGAACAGGAACTGCATCATGAACTGG
- the LOC115154422 gene encoding misshapen-like kinase 1 isoform X2, protein MSENAPTRSLDDIDLAALRDPAGIFELVEVVGNGTYGQVYKGRHVKTGQLAAIKVMDVTEEEEEEIKAEINMLKKYSHHRNIATYYGAFVKKSPPGHDDHLWLVMEFCGAGSVTDLVKNTKGNSLKEDWIAYICREILRGLSHLHQHKVIHRDIKGQNVLLTENAEVKLVDFGVSAQLDRTVGRRNTFIGTPYWMAPEVIACDENPDSTYDYRSDIWSLGITAIETAEGAPPLCDMHPMRALFLIPRNPPPKLKSKKWSKKFIDFIEGCLVKTYTSRPSTEQLLKHSFIRDQPTERQVRIQLKDHIDRTRKKRGEKEETEYEYSGSDEEDENRGEDGESSTSILNVPGESTLRRDFLRLQQENKERSEALKRQQAQLAAQRRDPEEHKRQLLHDRQKRIEEQKEQRRRLEEQQRKEREMVRQQEKGPHRRLDDIRREEDRRLAEREQEFIRHKLEEEQRQLEILQQQLLQEQALLMEYKRKQLEEQRQSERLQRQLQQEHAYLVSLQQQQQDKKPQPLYHYSKNVEPNNKPAWAREVEERSKLNRQGSPKICNTVSDTAIQSRSDSISQSGGGQAAQTPPMQRPVEPQGGQGKFQMAHLVPLKPYAAPVPRSQSLCDQPTKTMSAFPTQDPSPTPRPVHSRELVRQNSDPTSESPAPQPRKREDRGPWIRLPEIEQPPKIPQRTASIATALNTNLSSGIRHPVRASNPDLSRNDRWERGDSMNLVSNLPQTGSLERHRILSSSKIDSPILGHDGRMTGHKPGESRTSSRPSRPADHGLYAKERPEEQPRPPVKANDYSSSSEGSESSEESESGEGNEEEDSPTDRPRDADTDSVNTMVVHEEEEEEEGEGGEEGQAGVYRDQTMLVQRTPEKRSHNGYTNLPDVVQPSHSPTDSASHSSPGKDSVYDYQSRGLVKASSGKSSFTTFVDLGMYQPPGDTADAISVGSLGSRFEQLKMEVRKGSMVNVNPTNTRPHSDTPEIRKYKKRFNSEILCAALWGVNLLVGTENGLKLLDRSGQGKVYPLINSRRFQQMDVLEGLNLLITISGKKNKVRVYYLAWLRNKILHNDPEVEKKQGWTTVGEMEGCVHYKVVKYERIKFLVIAMKNAVEVYAWAPKPYHKFMAFKSFGDLPHRPQLVDLTVEEGQRLKVIYGSIAGFHAIDVDSGNNYDIYIPVHIQCQIMPHAIVFLPSSDGMEMLLCYEDEGVYVNTYGRIIKDVVLQWGEMPTSVAHICSNQIMGWGEKAIEIRAVETGHLDGVFMHKRAQRLKFLCERNDKVFFASVRSGGSSQVYFMTLNRNCIMNW, encoded by the exons GACCCAGCAGGGATCTTTGAGCTGGTGGAGGTGGTTGGCAATGGGACCTATGGACAGGTGTACAAG GGGCGTCACGTTAAGACGGGCCAGCTGGCTGCCATCAAGGTAATGGAcgtgacagaggaagaagaggaagagatcAAGGCTGAGATCAACATGCTGAAGAAGTACAGCCATCACCGCAATATCGCCACCTACTACGGAGCTTTCGTCAAGAAGAGCCCACCTGGACATGATGACCATCTCTGG CTGGTGATGGAGTTCTGTGGGGCGGGCTCCGTGACAGACCTagtgaagaacaccaaaggtaactCTCTGAAGGAGGACTGGATCGCTTACATCTGCAGAGAAATCCTCAGG GGCCTCTCACACCTCCACCAACACAAGGTCATCCACAGAGACATCAAGGGCCAGAACGTGCTGCTGACGGAGAACGCAGAGGTCAAACTCG TGGACTTTGGGGTGAGTGCTCAGCTGGACAGGACTGTGGGGCGCAGGAACACCTTCATCGGTACGCCTTATTGGATGGCCCCTGAGGTCATCGCCTGTGACGAGAACCCTGACTCCACCTATGACTACAGG AGTGATATCTGGTCCCTGGGGATCACAGCCATAGAGACGGCAGAGGGAGCTCCTC ctctgtGTGATATGCACCCTATGAGAGCTCTGTTCCTCATCCCGAGGAACCCCCCTCCTAAACTCAAGTCCAAGAAGTG gTCTAAGAAGTTTATAGATTTTATTGAGGGCTGCCTGGTGAAGACCTACACCAGCCGTCCATCCACAGAGCAGCTCCTGAAGCACTCGTTCATCCGGGACCAGCCCACAGAGCGCCAAGTCCGCATCCAGCTCAAAGACCACATCGACCGCACACGcaagaagaggggagagaagg AGGAGACAGAATATGAGTACAGTGGcagtgatgaggaggatgagaaCCGTGGGGAAGACGGAGAGTCCAG TACCTCCATCCTGAATGTGCCTGGTGAGTCGACATTGAGGCGGGACTTCCTGCGTCTGCAGCAGGAGAACAAGGAGCGATCGGAGGCTCTGAAGAGACAGCAGGCCCAGCTGGCCGCCCAGCGCCGAGACCCAGAGGAACACAAGAGACAGCTGCTGCACGACCGACAGAAACGCATCGAGGAGCAGAAAGAACAGCGTCGCCGCCTGGAAGAG CAACAGAGAAAAGAGCGAGAGATGGTGAGACAGCAAGAAAAGGGCCCCCATCGGAGACTTGACGATataaggagggaggaggataggAGGCTGGCCGAGAGGGAGCAG GAGTTCATAAGACATAAGTTAGAGGAGGAACAGCGGCAGTTAGAAATCCTTCAGCAGCAGCTGCTTCAGGAGCAGGCACTGCTCATG GAATACAAGCGTAAGCAGCTGGAGGAGCAGAGGCAGTCGGAGCGTCTGCAGAGGCAGCTGCAGCAGGAACATGCCTACCTGGTGTCcctgcagcagcagcaacaggacAAGAAGCCCCAGCCCCTCTACCACTACAGCAAGAACGTGGAGCCCAACAATAAGCCTGCATGGGCCCGAGAG GTGGAGGAGCGCAGTAAGCTCAACAGGCAGGGCTCCCCCAAAATCTGCAACACTGTCTCTGACACTGCCATCCAATCACGCTCTGACTCCATCAGCCAATCCGGAGGGGGCCAGGCTGCTCAGACCCCGCCTATGCAGCGGCCTGTTGAGCCTCAGGGGGGGCAGGGcaag TTCCAGATGGCCCACTTGGTCCCGCTGAAGCCCTACGCTGCCCCTGTCCCCCGCTCCCAGTCCCTGTGTGACCAGCCCACTAAGACCATGTCCGCCTTCCCCACCCAggacccctcccccaccccccgcCCCGTCCACTCCAGGGAGCTGGTCCGACAGAACTCTGATCCCACCTCCGAGAGCCCCGCCCCACAGCCTCGCAAAAGGGAGGACCGCGGCCCCTGGATCCGCCTGCCGGAGATCGAACAGCCGCCCAAG ATTCCCCAGAGGACCGCCTCCATTGCCACAGCTCTCAACACCAACCTATCATCTGGCATCAGGCATCCAGTCAGAGCCAG CAACCCAGACCTCAGCCGCAACGACCgctgggagagaggagatagCATGAACCTCGTATCCAATCTACCCCAGACTGGCTCTCTGGAGAGGCACCGGATACTCA GCTCCTCCAAAATAGACTCCCCCATACTAGGCCATGACGGGCGCATGACGGGGCACAAGCCAGGGGAGTCTCGCACGTCATCCCGCCCCAGTCGCCCTGCT GACCATGGGCTGTATGCTAAGGAGCGTCCTGAGGAGCAGCCCAGACCTCCAGTGAAGGCCAATGACTACTCCTCATCCTCAGAAGGCAGTGAGAGCAGTGAGGAGAGTGAGAGtggagaggggaatgaggaggaggACAGCCCTACAGACCG TCCCCGGGATGCCGACACTGACTCGGTCAACACCATGGTGGttcatgaggaggaggaggaggaggagggcgagggaggggaggaggggcagGCTGGAGTCTACAGGGACCAGACCATGCTGGTGCAGAGG ACACCAGAGAAGCGGAGCCACAATGGATACACCAACCTGCCTGATGTGGTGCAGCCCTCCCACTCCCCCACTGACTCCGCCTCCCACTCCTCCCCTGGGAAAGACTCTGTCTATGAT TATCAGTCCAGGGGTCTAGTCAAGGCGTCAAGTGGCAAGTCCTCCTTCACCACCTTTGTTGACCTGGGCATGTACCAACCACCAGGTGACACTGCGGATGCCATCTCTGTGGGCA GCCTGGGCTCCAGGTTTGAGCAGCTGAAGATGGAGGTGAGGAAAGGCTCCATGGTGAACGTGAACCCCACCAACACACGCCCCCACAGCGACACCCCCGAGATCCGCAAGTACAAGAAGAGGTTCAACTCTGAGATCCTCTGTGCTGCTCTCTGGG GTGTGAACCTGCTGGTGGGGACAGAGAATGGTCTGAAGCTGCTGGACCGTAGTGGTCAGGGGAAGGTCTACCCCCTCATCAATTCCCGCAGGTTTCAACAAATGGATGTCCTGGAGGGACTGAACCTGCTCATCACCATATCAG GTAAGAAGAACAAGGTGCGTGTGTACTACCTGGCCTGGCTGAGGAACAAGATCCTCCACAATGACCCGGAGGTGGAGAAGAAGCAGGGCTGGACCACCgtaggggagatggagggatgtgtCCACTACAAAGTGG TGAAATATGAGAGGATCAAGTTCTTGGTGATAGCTATGAAGAATGCAGTGGAGGTATACGCCTGGGCTCCCAAGCCTTATCACAAATTCATGGCCTTCAAG tcctTTGGTGACCTGCCCCACAGGCCCCAGTTGGTAGACCTCACAGTGGAGGAAGGTCAGAGGTTGAAGGTCATCTATGGCTCCATTGCTGGCTTCCACGCCATCGACGTTGACTCTGGGAACAACTATGACATCTACATCCCAGTGCAT atCCAGTGCCAGATAATGCCCCATGCCATCGTGTTCCTGCCCAGCTCGGATGGCATGGAGATGCTGCTGTGCTACGAGGACGAGGGAGTCTATGTAAACACCTACGGACGCATCATCAAAGATGTGGTGCTTCAGTGGGGCGAGATGCCCACCTCCGTTG cACATATCTGCTCTAACCAGATCATGGGCTGGGGAGAGAAGGCCATAGAGATCCGTGCTGTAGAGACAGGCCACTTGGACGGAGTCTTCATGCACAAGAGAGCCCAGAGACTCAAGTTCCTCTGTGAGAGGAATGACAAG GTGTTCTTTGCTTCGGTGCGCTCCGGGGGCAGCAGCCAGGTCTACTTCATGACCCTGAACAGGAACTGCATCATGAACTGG